The nucleotide sequence TTTGTTCCAGTATTTTTTTACCTGTTTCTCAGATAACTTTCTGCCTTGAAGTCCATAATTTATCAGATGTTCCAGCCGCCAGATTGTGTAGGCGGTTCTGTGTTTTTTTAACTGTTTTACATCCACCGACCAGTGATAAATCTCTTTCATTTTTATATATCCAGATTTTTTACTTCGTGTGCGTGTTGTTCTATGAACAGGCGGCGGGGTTCTACCTTATCACCCATCAAAGTCGTAAAAATTTTGTCCGCTTCAATCGCATCTTCAAGTTTTACCTGCAAAAGTTTTCTGTTTTTCGGGTCCATCGTCGTCTCCCACAATTGCTCGGGGTTCATTTCGCCTAAACCTTTATATCGCTGAATTGTAGCGCCTCTTCTGCCAAAATCCATAACGGCATCTATCAATTCTTTAAAATTTTTGACATCAATTTCATCATCACCGGTAATAATTCTGTAAAGCGGTTTCCCGTCGCCGTTACCGTAATCCGACAAATCAACCTTTTCTAGTTCTAGTTTCTTAACCACAAGGTCAAGTTTCACTATCTCCCACAAGTCCTTTACTTCCGTGCCGAGTTCTTCTTCTACAATCTCAAGTGGGAGTTCACCTGCTGCAGCAAGTTCTTTAGAAAGTTTTTCTTTTTTCTTTTTCAGATATTCCGCTTTGAAATTTTTCCATTCTTTTTCGGTATAAATATATTCCGGCTCGGTATCAGTTTCAATTTTATACAGCGGAAATTTCCCTTTCTTTTTAAACGAGAGATAGCCGTCCCAGGAAACGCCTTTTTTAGCAAGTTTTTTTACGAGCGTTTCAAATTCAATCAAATTTTTAAGGATTGCGGAAAGTTTTTTCTGGTCGTATTGTATTGAAGGTTTATCTTTTTCAAGTTCAAAAATTTTTATATTTTCAATACCTTCTTCTAACAGCATACTTTCTAATTTGTCGTCAGTTTCTACATAGAACTCTTTTTTATTTTTTCTGACTTTATACAGTGGTGGCTGAGCGATGAATATATTTCCGTTTTGTATCAGTGGTGTCATTTGCCGATAGAAAAATGTTAATAAGAGCGTTCTGATGTGTGCGCCATCCACATCGGCATCTGTCATAATTATTACCTTATGATACCGCAGATTATTTATATTAAAATCTTCTTCCCCAATTCCTGTACCGAGCGCAGTAATAAGCGTTCTGATTTCATCATTTGTTAGCATCTTATTGATTCTTGCTTTTTCTACATTCAGTATTTTTCCTTTTAAAGGAAGTATTGCCTGAAATTTTCGGTCTCTGCCTTGTTTTGCGCTACCGCCAGCGCTGTCGCCTTCAACGATATAAATTTCACATTTTGCCGGGTCGCGTTCCTGGCAATCCGCGAGTTTGCCGGGTAGTGAGCCGCTATCTAAAGCACCTTTTCGTCGGGTAAGTTCCCGTGCTTTTCGTGCAGCTTCTCGTGCTTCTGCGGCTAAAACTGCTTTTTCAGTAATTTTGCCTGATACTGTAGGGTTCTCTTCTAAAAATGTAGAAAGCGCCTCACCAACGATAGATTTAACAATCCCTTCTACTTCTGCATTACCAAGTTTTGTTTTTGTCTGTCCTTCAAACTGCGGGTCTGGTAGTTTTATTGATAGAACTGCTGTTAAGCCTTCTCTGACATCTTCGCCTGAAAGTGCTACATTTTTATCTTTTATAAGTTCTTTGGTTTTGATATAGTCATTGATGACGCGTGTAAGTGCAGACCGAAACCCAGCAAGATGTGTTCCACCTTCTTTTGTATTTATATTATTTGCGAATGAAATCACATTTTCAGAATAACTATCACAGTACTGGATTGCAATCTCAGCAATAATCTGGTCTTTTTCTTTCTTAAAATATATCGGTTCAGAATGCAGCGGGTTTTTGTTCATATTCAGATATTTTACAAACTGAACAATCCCGCCTTCGTAATGGAATGTATGTTCTTTATCCTCGCGTTCATCAATAATAGTAATGCGAGTGCCTGCATTAAGGAATGCAAGTTCTCTCAGCCGACTTGAAAGCGTATCAAACGAAAAGTCAATAGTTGAGAAAACTTTTTCATCTGGTTTAAATGTAACCTTTGTACCAATATCGTCGGTATTACCTCTTGTTTTAACAGGTGCTTCAGGGATACCGCGATTATACTTCTGGTAATAGATTTTGCCGTTTCTATATACTTCTACTGTAAGATATTCTGAAAGTGCATTAACAAC is from Elusimicrobiota bacterium and encodes:
- the gyrB gene encoding DNA topoisomerase (ATP-hydrolyzing) subunit B, producing MVKEKQIAAEQYGASKIQVLEGLDAVKKRPAMYIGSTGADGLHHLVYEVVDNSIDEVLAGFCKTIEVVIHDDNSVSVTDDGRGIPIEPHPKFKDKSALEIVMTKLHAGGKFDHQTYKVSGGLHGVGVSVVNALSEYLTVEVYRNGKIYYQKYNRGIPEAPVKTRGNTDDIGTKVTFKPDEKVFSTIDFSFDTLSSRLRELAFLNAGTRITIIDEREDKEHTFHYEGGIVQFVKYLNMNKNPLHSEPIYFKKEKDQIIAEIAIQYCDSYSENVISFANNINTKEGGTHLAGFRSALTRVINDYIKTKELIKDKNVALSGEDVREGLTAVLSIKLPDPQFEGQTKTKLGNAEVEGIVKSIVGEALSTFLEENPTVSGKITEKAVLAAEAREAARKARELTRRKGALDSGSLPGKLADCQERDPAKCEIYIVEGDSAGGSAKQGRDRKFQAILPLKGKILNVEKARINKMLTNDEIRTLITALGTGIGEEDFNINNLRYHKVIIMTDADVDGAHIRTLLLTFFYRQMTPLIQNGNIFIAQPPLYKVRKNKKEFYVETDDKLESMLLEEGIENIKIFELEKDKPSIQYDQKKLSAILKNLIEFETLVKKLAKKGVSWDGYLSFKKKGKFPLYKIETDTEPEYIYTEKEWKNFKAEYLKKKKEKLSKELAAAGELPLEIVEEELGTEVKDLWEIVKLDLVVKKLELEKVDLSDYGNGDGKPLYRIITGDDEIDVKNFKELIDAVMDFGRRGATIQRYKGLGEMNPEQLWETTMDPKNRKLLQVKLEDAIEADKIFTTLMGDKVEPRRLFIEQHAHEVKNLDI